DNA from Rhinoderma darwinii isolate aRhiDar2 chromosome 6, aRhiDar2.hap1, whole genome shotgun sequence:
tttgttccattttttttttgggggggggggggaggcgaaGTGACCATAAAATAGCAATGCTTgccttgtgaattttttttttgttcacctgGCGGCttaaataacgtgatattttagtagttcagacttttagggtatgttcacacgaggtgattacgtccgtaattgacggacgtatttcggccgcaagtaccggaccgaacacagtgcagggagccgggctcctagcatcatacttatgtacgacgctaggagtccctgcctcgctgccggacaactgtcccatactgaaaacatgtttacagtacgggacagttgtcctgcagcgaggcagggactcctagcgtcgtacataagtatgatgctaggagcccggctccctgcactgtgttcggtccgggacttgcggccgaaatacgtccgtcaattacggacgtaatcacctcgtgtgaacataaccttacagaTGCGACGacaccaattatgtttacttgttttattgCTTAtgtaattttgtgaaaaattaggaaaaaaatggtttttagaaatttgttatttacattttttttatcatttaaaaaATCTCAGGCTGTATTTTCATGTTGCGGTCAGAATGTGTTTTTtcacaaaatcgcagcaaaacttgtgTATGTTaacactatgggggcactatactgtgtttggagaggcactatggaggcattatactgtgtgaggacaaTATGGGGCTTCATTCTTTGTGGGGGGCATGTTACGttctgggaggcactatgggggacattatattgtgtaagGGGAACTGTGGGGGCTtgatattgtgtggggcactaatgGGGCATGATACAGTGTGATgaggcactatagggacattatactatgtggggggtacTATGgcgggtattatactgtgaggacaCTGGGGCttcatactgtttgggggcactatgggggcatgatactgtatgggggcattatgatgtgAGAGGGCTttatggggcataatactgtgtgaatgACATTATGAAGGcaggatactgtgtggggggcactatagggtcatgatactgttttggggcactatgggggcctgatagtgtatgggggcttgattttgtgtgtggggcactattggggcatgatattataatgtccctatagtgcctcctcacactATCATGTCccaatagtgccccccacatagtataatgtccctatcgtgccccccacatagtataatgcccccatagtaccccccacatagtataatgcccctatagtgccccctcacactatcatgcccccatagtacccccacatagtataatgtccctatagtgcctcctcacTATGTGGGGGGgtactctgggggcattatactgtgaggacacTGGGGCTTCTTACTGTttttgggcactatgggggcatgataatgtgagggggctttatggggcataatactgtgtgagtggcattatgaaGGCaggatactgtttgggggcatgatactctatgggggcttgatattgtgtgtgtgtggggcactattggggcatgatactgtgtgaggaggcactatagggacattataatatgtgggggtactatgggcattatactgtgtgaggacacTGGGGGCTTGATAATATGAGAGGgctttatgggggcataatactgcgtGAATGGCATTATGGAGGcaggatactgtgtggggggcaccatAGGGTCatgatacggtgtgggggcacaaagggaactGGCTGTGTATTTTCAGGAATTGGGCGTGGTTAGAGGCTGGTCTAATGTTAAGAATTAGCTTTGCGTACCACATTTTGGATGTTTGGGGGGGTATGATAGATGTATTTATAGTGTGACCATCATGTCCGTTCCTCGTGTGTTCTATGAGGGGCCAGCGGCTTCTCTGCGCAGTAATACTCGTGTCATATGGACATAGCAGCCGGGTGTCATATTCTCCGACTGTCTATATAATGGACTAGTGTTGCTCTTAGAAATGTGAGGGGTAGAACATTCGGGTCACGTGTCTCCCGGCCCATAAAATGACATAAGAATGACGGAATAACAACATGCGCCATATTTAAAAGCCAATTCTGTCATTTTTTTGCTATACCAAATCGAGAGCTGCAACATTTTATGTCACATGAATTCTATGACGCAACATTTATATTCtagtccaggggtctcaaactcggccgggtaagtgggccacatatagaaaaaatgggaagttgacgggccgcattactttcaaatttaatacattattattgttaatcaattagttatttgaactactagaacactaGATTACTATAAAAACAGCActtggtttaaaatttgagagatttctccttgtgcttatttcaacaatccagttttaggATATGtgtacacgacaacgccaaatacgtctgaaattacggagctgttttcaggagctcctgaatttcagacgtttttacaagtgcacacgtttttcgctgcgtcttttacggacgtaattggagctgtttttcaatggagtcaatgaaaaactgctccaattatgtcccaagaagtgtcctgcacttctttgacgcggccgtaattttacgcgccgtcttttgacagcgacgcgtaaaatgacagctcgtctgcacagaacatcgtaagacccattgcaagcaatgggcagatgtttgccaacgtattggagccgtcttttcaggcgtaattcgagtcgtaaaacgcctccattatgcctgaaaattggtcgtgtgcacatacccgaagtgtcgctaaatgcagtccggcggctcagttggcagcgtttggcagacacacgtcaagattgggcagcccctttttggaggctgccacagtgccctccgcagataatgtcacacacatccccaagtagatagctccattggggctccctctaggagtggaatccccagccagagcgttgccaacgctttggatggggattcctctactgttggagcccctgacgtcactgtccatacacagtgacgtcaggggattctcctggactgtgatatcaggggcaaccccagagccggagtcccggagcagagcactagtacaggctctgcaccggaactctggggaagccattaacatcagtgtccatatatggacaatgatgtcaggggcttgcccagagctggagtcccggagcagagccgcttctagcactctgcctgggattccagctctgctcctgacatcactgtccatatatggacatggatgtcaaggggaaccccagagctggagtcccgggcagagccctAGTAGGACCTTCcttggactccagctgtgctcctgacatcactgggactcctgctctggtcaagcccgacatcactgtcgatgtatggacagcaatgtcagaggcttccccagagcagagactatactagcgctctgcccgggactacagctctggggaagccccagacatcgctgtccatatgtagacagcaatgtcagaagattccacagagtcccggagcagagccgatactagcggtctGCCcgcgactccactctggggaagaccctgacacactgtccatacatggacagcgatgtcagggaattccagagtcccggagcagagtctgtactagtggctctgtgtccccCGGGCCGTAGATGACTGCTCCAGGGGCCATATGCGGcacgcatgcttgagacccctgttctaatcTATTGAAGCCAAAAACGCCCCCAAAATTTTCAGCAATGCAGATTAGttccataataaaaaggcaagttATTGACATGTTACGCTAGTTGTCATTTACACGTTGTATCGAGATGGAGATCTTCTGGACTTGGCCTCCTGCTCAAGAGTGTAGGATCTGCTATGGTCCAGGATCCCCTGATGAGCACTCGCTATGCTATTAGGCTTGATAAGGGGGTCACAGGTGAGAAATTATaagatataaataacataataatgttTGGAATTTTTGTAAAGAAAAGAAACAGCAGAAActgtaataaaaatatttatttaaaaggtGCTTGAAAATGAAGGATTTATCTCCTACTCATAATGCAGCCATTTAAtactcttctccttcttcttctccctcTCCTTCCACACTGTCAGTGCCGACTTCTTCATAATCCTTCTCCAGGGCAGCCATGTCCTCCCGAGCCTCAGAGAACTCTCCTTCCTCCATACCCTCACCCACATACCAGTGCACAAAGGCGCGCTTGGCATACATCAGGTCAAACTTGTGGTCCAGGCGAGCCCAGGCCTCGGCAATGGCGGTGGTGTTACTCAACATGCACACAGCACGCTGCACCTTGGCCAGATCTCCACCAGGAACCACAGTTGGTGGTTGGTAATTGATACCAACTTTGAACCCAGTTGGGCACCAGTCCACAAACTGGATGGTGCGCTTGGTCTTGATGGTGGCAATAGCAGCATTGACATCTTTGGGGACAACATCACCGCGGTACAGCAGGCAGCAAGCCATGTATTTACCGTGTCTGGGGTCACATTTCACCATCTGGTTGGCCGGCTCAAAGCAAGCGTTGGTGATCTCAGATACAGTGAGCTGCTCATGGTAAGCTTTCTCTGCAGAGATGACAGGGGCATAGGTGGCCAGGGGGAAGTGGATACGGGGGTAGGGCACCAGGTTGGTCTGAAACTCTGTCAAGTCCACATTGAGAGCACCATCAAACCTCAGAGAGGCCGTGATGGAGGACACGATCTGACCGATCAGACGGTTCAGGTTAGTGTAGGTTGGGCGCTCAATGTCGAGGTTCCTGCGGCAGATGTCATAGATGGCCTCATTGTCCACCATGAAGGCGCAGTCTGAGTGCTCCAGTGTGGTGTGGGTGGTGAGGATGGCGTTATATGGTTCAACCACAGCAGTGGAGATCTGGGGGGCAGGGTAGATGGCGAACTCTAGCTTGGACTTCTTGCCATAGTCAACAGAGAGACGCTCCATCAAGAGGGAGGTGAAGCCGGATCCAGTGCCACCGCCGAAACTGTGGAAGATGAGGAAGCCTTGGAGACCTGTGCACTGATCAGCCTAAGAGATATGAATACAGAGGTTAGGAAATGTTAGACATATACGTTCTATACAATGGATCCAAGAACTGGTGGATTCCATCACTTTATTGGGTAACGGTTTGGCCTATTTCAACCTCTCCACAAGACCACCTCTATGAGAAGACCACCCCTGATCTACACAAGATCTGTGATGGAATTTCCATTCCCTTATATCCTATTTATATTTTCCATCTTCACTATACATAAAGCAA
Protein-coding regions in this window:
- the LOC142655248 gene encoding tubulin alpha-1A chain-like encodes the protein MRECISVHVGQAGVQIGNACWELYCLEHGIQPDGQMPSDKTIGGGDDSFNTFFSETGAGKHVPRAVFVDLEPTVIDEVRTGTYRQLFHPEQLITGKEDAANNYARGHYTIGKEIIDLVLDRTRKLADQCTGLQGFLIFHSFGGGTGSGFTSLLMERLSVDYGKKSKLEFAIYPAPQISTAVVEPYNAILTTHTTLEHSDCAFMVDNEAIYDICRRNLDIERPTYTNLNRLIGQIVSSITASLRFDGALNVDLTEFQTNLVPYPRIHFPLATYAPVISAEKAYHEQLTVSEITNACFEPANQMVKCDPRHGKYMACCLLYRGDVVPKDVNAAIATIKTKRTIQFVDWCPTGFKVGINYQPPTVVPGGDLAKVQRAVCMLSNTTAIAEAWARLDHKFDLMYAKRAFVHWYVGEGMEEGEFSEAREDMAALEKDYEEVGTDSVEGEGEEEGEEY